Within the Clostridium scatologenes genome, the region TGTTTCTTTGGTGATGAGAATAAGTTAATCCTTTTTCCATTTTTAAGTTTTAAAGCTATTCCAATATGAGTATGCTCACCACTACCTGCAACACCATCAATAGGTTTAGCAAGGAATGTAACATCTAATCCATTTTTTCTAAAAGTTTCTTTAACTAGGCTTTTAACTAAAAGCTCATTATCAGCGGCTTGTACCGCAGTAGAATATTTCCAATCTATTTCAAGTTGTTCCATTATGTGAGTAAGTTTTCCTGATTCATCTATTTTTGCTTTTACTCCACCAACTTCTTTATGTCCCATTTCAGGTTCTAAACCATATGCATCCATAATAAGCAAAGATTCTTCAAGACATGTTCTTACAACACCTTTTGTTCTAGTCCAATATTGTTCTTGTAATACTTGAGAAGTAGAAAGCTCTTCAACTTCAGCTTTATCATTAGGTGTTTTAACCCAAAATTCTAATTCTGTAGCACAAGTAGCAACTACATCTTCTATGTCATCATATTCTATATCAAAAGCTGCAAGTGAATTTGGGTGTGTTTTAAATAGATCTAAAAGAGTTGATTTAAAGTATTCTGTAGAGTGTTTTAAAATGTATCTTGAATCTACAGCAACATTTTCATGATATAAGAAGCAAGGAATTCTTAAAGTTCCAATAGGTTTATTGTTTTCAGCATCTATATGCTCATGGTTGTATTCCACGTACCAGTTTACATCAACATCAGCTAGCATATCTACTTTAGCGTTATTTAAACTTGCTATTCCAGGGAGAACAACAGATGAACCATCAGTTTGAATTGCTCCTTTTAGGAATGTGTCTATATCGTCTAAAAAGACTTTCATAGGGATTTTTTCGTCAGTATCGTTTCCTGATAAATCTATGCCTATAAGAGACACAAATTTTATTTCAGGATGAGAAGTTAAGATTGCCTTTAATTCTTTTTCTGAATGATTTTCTTTTGAAATGGTGTAGATTAAATCTTTTATCATATAATTTCCTCCTATAAAAATAAAAAAAGAGTTTTTTTTTACTCTTTTACCGTGTAATTTAAGAAAATGATATTAATAACGTGTTTTGTGAATTTTTTCATATTCAAGATTTTATAATTAATATGACCAGATGTCAATAGAAAAAATGAAAGTTTATTAAAAAAAAACTTCACTTAGCAATTAAAAATTTTTATTCTGTAAAAAATATTACAGTATTTTTTAAAAAAAATCAATTTTATACCAAATTATTGCGAAAATATTAAAC harbors:
- a CDS encoding glutamine synthetase — translated: MIKDLIYTISKENHSEKELKAILTSHPEIKFVSLIGIDLSGNDTDEKIPMKVFLDDIDTFLKGAIQTDGSSVVLPGIASLNNAKVDMLADVDVNWYVEYNHEHIDAENNKPIGTLRIPCFLYHENVAVDSRYILKHSTEYFKSTLLDLFKTHPNSLAAFDIEYDDIEDVVATCATELEFWVKTPNDKAEVEELSTSQVLQEQYWTRTKGVVRTCLEESLLIMDAYGLEPEMGHKEVGGVKAKIDESGKLTHIMEQLEIDWKYSTAVQAADNELLVKSLVKETFRKNGLDVTFLAKPIDGVAGSGEHTHIGIALKLKNGKRINLFSSPKKHFLSIFGYASIMGILKNYEIVNPFVSSTNDSLRRLKPGFEAPICIVTSIGNSVEVPSRNRTVLIGVIRDLQNSLSTRFELRAPNPHTNTYLAVTALYMSMLDGIKYAVTSEKTEDELLTELSKKPEDNADYLELGRAYRSEEDVFEDFSDEEREKFFGKAPNTVYENLSSFDKYPDKKSVLMQGGVLNEKLINSFVLGTTKRWIIEINNRIISNYSDEIRACKPLHSIDKALDLDVANWMKINELRHYLMKDSYSKQSLFTRIKIATDIKKYDEVSNLQIELDEKIKELRELYSNYKKNLLDI